From Denitrovibrio acetiphilus DSM 12809, the proteins below share one genomic window:
- a CDS encoding helix-turn-helix domain-containing protein — translation MDTLFLTVKDMSVKLGVSEKTVYRMINDNKIPYGIKIGGQWRFNREKIEKWVSGQSTEDNTPADSSITVSEIICDSTIMYRLCGANRDEILNQILTILGRFTTEEKINIKKNLLFKESIISSSLSGVAVMVADYDQQVNHSKTVFAVAYLDTPLDFKAIDGKKTDIAILIIPANKTEQLILTTRLNGLLNSDEFVKTLRSAPTRSTLIQRIREFENKLFIK, via the coding sequence ATGGACACACTATTTCTCACAGTAAAAGATATGTCTGTTAAGCTTGGCGTGTCCGAAAAGACCGTCTACCGCATGATAAATGACAACAAAATACCCTATGGTATCAAAATTGGCGGACAATGGCGTTTTAACCGGGAAAAGATAGAAAAATGGGTCAGCGGTCAGAGCACCGAGGACAACACACCGGCAGACAGCAGCATAACGGTTTCTGAGATAATTTGCGACAGTACCATAATGTATCGTCTCTGTGGAGCAAACAGGGACGAAATACTGAATCAGATTTTGACTATATTAGGCAGGTTCACTACAGAAGAGAAGATAAACATCAAGAAGAATCTTCTGTTCAAAGAGTCCATAATATCCTCCTCTTTAAGCGGGGTGGCGGTCATGGTTGCCGATTATGACCAACAGGTAAACCACAGTAAAACAGTCTTTGCTGTGGCATACCTTGACACCCCGCTGGACTTTAAAGCCATCGACGGCAAGAAGACAGATATCGCGATACTCATCATTCCTGCTAATAAAACTGAGCAGTTGATACTGACAACAAGACTGAATGGGCTTCTTAACAGTGATGAATTTGTGAAAACGCTTAGATCAGCTCCTACAAGAAGCACGCTGATTCAACGTATACGCGAATTTGAAAACAAACTTTTTATTAAATAA